TATGCCAATCCTTCTTCCAGCCTGGACTTTTTAGCGCccagttgaaaaattctttggTATAGTTGAATCTGAAGCCTGCATCGCGGTCTTCCACGTAATTCTCATTTAGCAGGACGAAGACATCTTCGAGCTGCTTCTTATTGTCCACGTCAATACTGCACCATTCAAAACTAGACAATAAAGGTAACGGTTTATCAGAAATATCTTTTGGCGTCTTTGGTTTATCAATGGGGCCTTCTTTCTCtactttttcattgaaatccTTTACCGGTTGCGTTCTCCAAAATTTGTGGTCTTTCATAGCCTTTTTCTGCTCTTGAGTAAGTTTGGAAGTATCGCCATTATTCAACTGTAATaacttcaacaaattcTCTAATTTTCTGGCTTTGTCCTCTTCTGACATTTTTATAACACACTTACCACTAATAGTATAATTCTATATTGTCCATTACCTTTGAACACAGACACTTCATATTATGACAAGTGTGCAACACATATCATCTTTAATTACAATAAATTACTTTATCATGAGCAACGGCTGAAATAATTTCACCCTATTGTTTTCATGACGATATTCTTCAAACGGCTCGAAAGAATCCCTTTTACAAGAACTGCTAGTACGTAATTGTATAACTCAATTGCATTTTAAATACTTTGTCTTGCCTCTCAGTTTTTATACAATTTGAAGGGGATTTGAAAGGACTACTGAATTTTTCCTAATAATAAGAACAGTAACCAGGAATTATCGTAAAAACGAATACGTAAGCctaaaaagaaaccaaTTCTCGTAATTGAATTGTCTTGCCTACCTAATGAAACTGTTCATAAAACGCCATAAGCTAATTATACGTAAAATATACCTGTACATTCCACCAAATGGGGTAACGCTatcttatttctttttgttttcgaaaaaaaaaagtgaaaaatttgtctCGATGAGCTGAGATGAGCATGAAAGAAGCAGAAAGTTTTAATACACAAAATAAGCGATAGCAAGGGTACGTCCAAGCAAGCTTATAaattttgtttaattttgaattttcaagaGGATTAAAGCAAATAACTGATGATTTCTGCTACAAATTGGGTGCCAAGAGgattttcttcagaatTTCCTGAAAAGTATGTTTTGGATGATGAGGAGGTGGAAAGAATCAACCAATTAGCACAATTGAACCTAGATGATGCTAAAGCTACTTTAGAAGAGGCAGAAGGTGAATTGGAGGTTGAAGTTAACACCAAGGCAGACGGTTCTGATAAGTTGAAAGATCAATTAGACGTAGACGATGATTTGAAGGAGTATAACCTGGAAGAATacgataatgaagaaataacCGATAATGAGGGTGGCAAAGATGTATCTATGTTTCCGGGACTAAGTAACGATAGCGATGTTAAATTTCATGAAGGTGAAGAAGGCGAAGATCCATACATTTCATTGCCTAATCAAGAGGACAGTCAAGAGgaaaagcaagaattgCAGGTCTACCCATCTGATAATTTGGTTCTTGCGACAAGAACAGAAGATGACGTTTCATATTTGGATGTTTATGTTTACGACGATGGTGCTGGGTTCCATAGCGACGATATTCCCATTGAAGAAGGTGACGAAGCTGATCCAGATGTTGCTCGTGGGTTAGTGCGTGATCCTGCATTATACGTTCACCATGACTTGATGTTGCCCGCTTTCCCATTATGTGTGGAATGGCTTGATTATAAAGTCGGATCCAATTCCGAAGAAGCTGCTAATTACGCAGCTATCGGTACGTTTGACCCACAAATTGAAATCTGGAACTTGGATTGTGTCGACAAAGCGTTCCCTGATATGATTCTGGGTGAACCTCATGACAATTCTATGGCATCTTTACaaagcaaaaagaagaagaagaaatctaAAACTCAACACATCACTACGCATCATACCGATGCAGTTCTGTCTATGGCACACAACAAACACTTCCGCTCCGTTTTAGCATCCACCTCGGCAGATCATACCGTGAAACTATGGGATTTGAATTCAGGTAACGCAGCCCGTTCTTTGGCTTCTATTCATTCGAACAAAAATGTTTCATCATCTGAATGGCATATGTTGAATGGTTCCGTTCTTTTGACCGGTGGTTATGATTCTCGCGTGGCCTTAACAGATGTTAGAATCTCTGACGAGAGTCAAATGAGTAAATATTGGTCTGTCATGTC
The nucleotide sequence above comes from Saccharomyces mikatae IFO 1815 strain IFO1815 genome assembly, chromosome: 12. Encoded proteins:
- the PWP1 gene encoding rRNA-processing protein PWP1 (similar to Saccharomyces cerevisiae PWP1 (YLR196W); ancestral locus Anc_7.356), which gives rise to MISATNWVPRGFSSEFPEKYVLDDEEVERINQLAQLNLDDAKATLEEAEGELEVEVNTKADGSDKLKDQLDVDDDLKEYNLEEYDNEEITDNEGGKDVSMFPGLSNDSDVKFHEGEEGEDPYISLPNQEDSQEEKQELQVYPSDNLVLATRTEDDVSYLDVYVYDDGAGFHSDDIPIEEGDEADPDVARGLVRDPALYVHHDLMLPAFPLCVEWLDYKVGSNSEEAANYAAIGTFDPQIEIWNLDCVDKAFPDMILGEPHDNSMASLQSKKKKKKSKTQHITTHHTDAVLSMAHNKHFRSVLASTSADHTVKLWDLNSGNAARSLASIHSNKNVSSSEWHMLNGSVLLTGGYDSRVALTDVRISDESQMSKYWSVMSGEEIETATFASENIILCGTDSGNVYSFDIRNSENCKPVWTLKAHDAGISTLCSNKFIPGMMSTGAMGEKTVKLWKFPLVEAANTKGPSMVLSRDFDVGNVLTSSFAPDVEVAGTMVIGGVNKVLKLWDVFTNRSVRKSFKTELENVQTRAKEEAKQLGKSSRIARKYTNNDNPDTVITIDDQGEDEEEREGEDEHDDMA